Below is a genomic region from Bacillus cereus group sp. RP43.
AGATATACAAAAGAAAATAGATGAAGGAGAATATAAAGGTAAAATAACGAATTAAATAAATCCACAAAATTCAATTAGTAGTGGTGCTTTAAGAGTAGATAAAAAACAAATTGGTGATACATATATGGTAATTGACATCACTCCAACCGGTTCTGGTGCAAAGATTGTATTTATTTGAAAGAGGTAAATAGATTCCTAATAGTATCAGTATGTCCAAGTCTGAAAGACTTTTTTTAGATATTTTGAAGTTTTTGCACCAGAACCTGGGAGGGTAGGTCCAATCGAACCCGGATTAAGTGCAGCGGAAGATAAAAACTCGTCCAATATAATTCACCTCTAAAAAACTCGTATTGCTAATAGTAAATGCAGGATTAGAGCGAAGTGAAATGGACAAGCGAGGAAATAGATAATGGAATTTTAATAAAAGCGTTATTTTAACTAAAAGAGTATCCAACCTCTAGTTAAACGCTCTTTGATCTTAATTTCAGATGTGTCTCTAATTGAATAGTTTTCACTAAAATTTACAACAGCAGAAACTTTTTGCTTTTTATTATCTGCGGCATGTCCGTATAGATGAATTTCATGTGTTCTATATTCTTTTGATGGATTAATTTCGTCAACTACAATATCAAGGTTCATATTTTTTTTAAAGTAACCAATAGTTACTAATTCAGCAGTTGTACTTACTTCCGGCCATTCTTCACTATATTCTTTTGGAACGAATTGGGATGAAACCAAGTGTATAAAGAGGATGGGGAAAGTAATAAAAGCTATACTCACAATGCCATAACGTATTAAGGATCTTCTCATAAAGTATCACCTACCAATGATGTTTTGTTTAATCAAGTTAACAATTTACATATTAAACCAATATTAACCAAGCGACTATTCATTTAGGTGACACCAGCATTACAAATTTGTAAGGTTTATTTAAAAAATAGCTTAATAGAAAGTCGAACAAAATAGTTATTTTAGTAGAAAGCGAGGTGGTGATATGATCCGGTGGGACAAGCAGATATTCGCCTTTTACCAAGGTGATAACTTCATTGCGGAAGGGACGATTTTAGAAATCAGCAAGAAAACAAATAAGGCATTATCTTTTCTTAGATGGATGAAGACACCAAGCTATTCAAAAATACGTGGGGATAGCAAAAGATGCCTCCGATTAATTCTGTTGGATGAGGAAGATTAATATAAAAATTTCATTTTTTATGTATTTGAAAAACAAAAAGAGCACTTCATAAAAGTGCTCTCGTGGCGAGTTTCGTTTTCTCAAAGAAAGGAATACACCGTATTATACGAAGCTTTTCTGAAATATGCTTGTGTTAATTAATTAGTATTTGTAAAAGAGCAGTTAGCAAAAGCTAACTGCTCGGTTCTCCAAGGGGGAACAAGGAGAAAGTAACTTAATGGGTTGTCTACAGTATTGACGGAATATTGAGTTTTATTCAGTGGATTTACTAAATATGTAGGTTACATGAGAAGCCCTATTAACATCCAAGCTGCTCCGATTAGAATTAAAGTTTCAAATGTAATCCAAAATTTTCTTTTTTCTGGTTTTTGAAATTCTTTAATTACAGAGAATACGGCACTGATTCCTACAAGAGTGAATAGAACAATTCGAATTGTATCAGTCATGTGTATCACCACCTAAGATTTGAATAGTTTAATTATATATTAATTACCATTTTGTAGAAACTTAATAAAATAATCCTTTGAATAGAAAGCGAGGAATAACAATGGGACAAGGAAACCGTAGAATGGCTTTTGAAAAGCTTATTAATCTAGTGAATGAAATGTATCAAAGAGGAGGAGTAGCGCTTATAAACAAGCATCCTACTCCCGTGAAGGTGTTAAAAAGTAAAGGTGGCCGTGTATTAAATGGATTCTATGAAGCTAAAAGTACAGTAGACTATGATGGCGTGTA
It encodes:
- a CDS encoding phosphoglycolate phosphatase, which translates into the protein MRRSLIRYGIVSIAFITFPILFIHLVSSQFVPKEYSEEWPEVSTTAELVTIGYFKKNMNLDIVVDEINPSKEYRTHEIHLYGHAADNKKQKVSAVVNFSENYSIRDTSEIKIKERLTRGWILF
- a CDS encoding exosporium leader peptide-containing protein, coding for MDEFLSSAALNPGSIGPTLPGSGAKTSKYLKKVFQTWTY